A single genomic interval of Flavobacteriales bacterium harbors:
- a CDS encoding mechanosensitive ion channel family protein translates to MDPALDRLLDKLGLNLLLFAKVALIVALAFILERIIRILLKRGYLRSDQGNEDRTRYRFLRNATRFIVGLVATAAIIYTIPSFRHVAVTLFAGAGILVAIIGLAAQGAFSNIISGVFIVSFKPFRVGDALMVSGHVGVVEDITLRHTVIVTGENRRVIIPNSKISDETIVNSTVVDQAICEYVEVSIAYATDAREAMKVLREVCMAHKDHLDRRTPEEKAKNEPIVQVRLIALGDSGLLLRAYVWAKDALTARMMHYDLNLAIKERFDREGIEIPFPHRTVVHKYEGGTPPAPGHEAGA, encoded by the coding sequence ATGGATCCCGCCCTCGACCGCCTGCTCGACAAGCTCGGCCTGAACCTGCTCCTGTTCGCCAAGGTGGCCCTCATCGTGGCCCTGGCCTTCATCCTGGAGCGGATCATCCGCATCCTGCTCAAGCGTGGCTATCTGCGCAGCGACCAGGGCAACGAGGACCGCACCCGCTATCGCTTCCTGCGCAACGCCACCCGCTTCATCGTGGGCCTGGTGGCCACCGCCGCCATCATCTACACCATCCCCAGCTTCAGGCATGTGGCGGTGACGCTGTTCGCCGGTGCCGGCATCCTGGTGGCCATCATCGGCCTAGCGGCCCAGGGGGCCTTCAGCAACATCATCAGCGGGGTCTTCATCGTCAGCTTCAAGCCGTTCCGTGTGGGCGATGCGTTGATGGTCTCCGGGCATGTGGGCGTGGTGGAGGACATCACCCTGCGCCACACGGTGATCGTGACCGGGGAGAACCGCCGGGTGATCATCCCCAACTCCAAGATCAGCGATGAGACCATCGTGAACAGCACCGTGGTGGACCAGGCCATCTGCGAATACGTGGAGGTGAGCATCGCCTATGCGACCGATGCCCGGGAGGCGATGAAGGTCCTGCGCGAGGTCTGCATGGCCCACAAGGACCACCTGGACCGGCGCACCCCCGAGGAGAAGGCCAAGAACGAACCCATCGTCCAGGTGCGGCTCATCGCGTTGGGCGATTCGGGGCTGCTGCTGCGCGCCTACGTGTGGGCCAAGGACGCCCTCACCGCGCGGATGATGCATTATGACCTCAACCTGGCGATCAAGGAGCGCTTCGACCGCGAGGGCATCGAGATCCCCTTCCCGCACCGCACGGTGGTGCACAAATACGAGGGCGGCACGCCCCCGGCACCAGGGCATGAAGCGGGTGCATAG
- a CDS encoding VOC family protein: MTGIFHLAFATTDLKRIKAFYGKFLGCKEGRSAATWVDYDFFGHQLTIQEVPKLIKTARIYNPKSPASPTGVPSDHWGIVLSMSDWKKLRDKLKKVGHPFFIEPRTVMKGEVGEQMSLFIEDPDGHAIEFKAFADPDAVFQRG, encoded by the coding sequence ATGACAGGCATCTTCCACCTCGCCTTCGCCACCACGGACCTCAAGCGCATCAAGGCCTTCTACGGCAAGTTCCTCGGCTGCAAGGAAGGCCGCAGCGCAGCGACCTGGGTGGACTATGACTTCTTCGGCCACCAACTGACGATCCAGGAGGTGCCCAAGCTGATCAAGACCGCCCGCATCTACAACCCGAAGAGCCCGGCCTCGCCCACCGGTGTGCCCAGCGACCACTGGGGCATCGTGCTGTCCATGAGCGACTGGAAGAAGCTCCGCGACAAGCTCAAGAAGGTGGGACATCCCTTCTTCATCGAACCCCGCACCGTGATGAAGGGCGAGGTGGGCGAACAGATGAGCCTCTTCATCGAGGATCCCGACGGCCATGCCATCGAGTTCAAGGCCTTCGCCGACCCCGATGCGGTCTTTCAGCGGGGCTGA
- a CDS encoding DNA primase, with amino-acid sequence MQRLIRSFNTLTDELREKLQEQYPDGIDNSHIRAISTAKGETLRVIELRTAEAIYLIKINPESRAEIEEFLDQDDGAAAVSDDIEAEGLEGGDEEKDDADDAGEEEDADEGEDDDADEDDGGDEDGADDDED; translated from the coding sequence ATGCAACGCCTGATCCGCTCCTTCAACACCCTCACCGACGAGCTGCGCGAGAAGCTGCAGGAGCAGTATCCCGACGGCATCGACAATTCGCACATCCGTGCCATCAGCACGGCCAAGGGCGAAACGCTCCGCGTGATCGAACTGCGCACGGCCGAGGCCATCTACCTGATCAAGATCAACCCCGAGAGCCGCGCCGAGATCGAGGAGTTCCTCGACCAGGACGACGGCGCCGCCGCCGTATCCGACGACATTGAAGCCGAGGGCCTGGAGGGCGGCGACGAGGAGAAGGACGATGCGGACGATGCCGGGGAGGAGGAGGACGCCGACGAGGGGGAGGACGACGATGCGGACGAGGATGACGGCGGTGACGAGGACGGGGCCGACGACGACGAGGACTGA
- a CDS encoding IS3 family transposase: MRKTKFTEHQIVSMLKQHEAGAKVADICREHGISNATFYQWKAKYGGMDASQLKLVKELQEENSRLKRMYAELSMMHDSLKQVVEKKWGSDEKREIVQALITEHGHTQRQACRMVGLARSTAQYRKHPPDDTMVIGALDDLVTKHPAIGVWQCHHRIRLMGHVWNFKRVYRVYTGMGLNIRRRTKKRLPARVKQALFQPQAPDQVWSIDFMHDTLWDGRTYRMLNVLDDYNREVLAMEVDTSLPALRVIRVLERLKEQRSLPAMIRVDNGPEFISAKLDHWCREHKITLTYIQPGKPTQNAYVERLNGSIRRELLGAYVFRTLEEVRLRTTEWMYDYNHLRPHKALGYRPPVLIQP, encoded by the coding sequence ATGAGAAAGACCAAGTTCACCGAGCATCAGATCGTCTCGATGCTCAAGCAGCATGAGGCTGGTGCCAAGGTGGCCGACATCTGTCGGGAACACGGCATCAGCAACGCCACGTTCTACCAGTGGAAGGCGAAGTATGGCGGCATGGATGCCAGCCAGCTCAAGCTGGTGAAGGAACTCCAAGAGGAGAACAGCCGCCTGAAACGCATGTATGCGGAGCTGAGCATGATGCACGACTCCCTCAAGCAGGTGGTGGAAAAGAAGTGGGGGTCTGACGAGAAGCGCGAGATCGTGCAGGCCCTTATCACCGAGCATGGACACACCCAGCGGCAAGCGTGCCGCATGGTGGGTCTTGCTCGCAGTACCGCGCAATACCGCAAGCATCCGCCCGACGACACGATGGTGATCGGCGCATTGGACGACCTGGTGACCAAGCATCCGGCCATTGGGGTGTGGCAGTGCCATCACCGCATACGCCTGATGGGTCATGTGTGGAACTTCAAACGTGTCTACCGGGTGTACACCGGCATGGGGCTCAACATCCGTCGGCGGACCAAGAAGCGCCTGCCTGCACGCGTGAAACAGGCCTTGTTCCAGCCACAGGCCCCCGACCAGGTATGGAGCATCGACTTCATGCACGACACCTTGTGGGATGGCCGCACCTACCGCATGCTCAACGTCCTGGACGACTACAACCGCGAAGTGCTGGCCATGGAAGTGGACACTTCTTTGCCTGCCTTGCGTGTGATCCGCGTGCTTGAACGCCTGAAGGAACAACGCTCACTGCCGGCCATGATCCGCGTGGACAACGGGCCGGAGTTCATCAGTGCCAAGCTTGACCACTGGTGCCGAGAGCACAAGATCACCCTCACCTACATCCAGCCCGGCAAGCCCACCCAGAACGCTTACGTGGAGCGTCTCAACGGCAGCATACGCCGTGAGCTCCTCGGCGCCTACGTCTTCCGCACACTCGAAGAAGTGCGCTTGCGCACCACCGAGTGGATGTACGACTACAACCATCTTCGGCCTCACAAAGCACTCGGTTACCGGCCACCTGTGCTCATCCAACCCTAA
- a CDS encoding arginine decarboxylase has product MKTRYIDLIEQTFDFPKDEFGLDGDRLTWNGVDLVPLLEKYGTPVRVTYLPKIGEKIDLARNSFAKAFKEHDYQGEYTYFYCTKSNHFSYIIDKVLDKGVTLETSSAYDLEMIELLLERGRMPKDAVILCNGFKDERYIRNIGRLANAGLRVVPIIDNMAEIYQLDEVITGPCDIGIRIAAEEAPKFEFYTSRLGIGYKDIIPFYMRNVSKQRKFRLKLMHFFINTGITDTAYYWNELSKCVNVYCDLKKLCPTLDTLDIGGGLPIKNSLNFSFDLDYMIGEITGRIKDICAENKVKEPHIYSEFGSFTVSDSGATFFSIVHQKKQNEKERWNMIDGSFMTTLPDTWAISKRFIMLPVNNWADEYERVFLGGMTCDSDDYYNSEQHINAIYLPRFREDRRQYIGFFNTGAYQDTLGGFGGIQHCLIPKPKHVLLDRAPDGSLTDRLFAPEQSAERMLQLLGYLPVEEPVRK; this is encoded by the coding sequence ATGAAGACCCGCTACATCGACCTCATCGAGCAGACCTTCGACTTCCCGAAGGACGAGTTCGGTCTGGACGGCGACCGCCTCACCTGGAACGGCGTGGACCTGGTGCCGCTGCTGGAGAAGTACGGCACACCGGTGCGGGTGACCTACCTGCCCAAGATCGGCGAGAAGATCGACCTCGCCCGGAACAGCTTTGCCAAGGCCTTCAAGGAGCACGACTACCAGGGCGAGTACACCTACTTCTACTGCACCAAGAGCAACCACTTCAGCTACATCATCGACAAGGTGCTGGACAAGGGCGTGACCCTGGAGACCAGCAGCGCCTATGACCTGGAGATGATCGAGCTGCTGCTGGAGCGCGGCCGCATGCCCAAGGACGCCGTCATCCTGTGCAACGGCTTCAAGGACGAGCGCTACATCCGCAACATCGGCCGCCTGGCCAACGCCGGCCTGCGCGTGGTGCCCATCATCGACAACATGGCCGAGATCTACCAGCTGGACGAGGTGATCACCGGCCCCTGCGACATCGGCATCCGCATCGCCGCCGAGGAGGCCCCCAAGTTCGAGTTCTACACCAGCCGACTGGGCATCGGCTACAAGGACATCATCCCCTTCTACATGCGGAACGTGAGCAAGCAGCGCAAGTTCCGCCTGAAGCTGATGCACTTCTTCATCAACACCGGCATCACCGACACCGCCTACTACTGGAACGAGCTCAGCAAGTGCGTCAACGTGTACTGCGACCTCAAGAAGCTCTGCCCCACCCTGGACACGCTCGACATCGGCGGCGGCCTGCCCATCAAGAACAGCCTCAACTTCAGCTTCGACCTCGACTACATGATCGGCGAGATCACCGGCCGCATCAAGGACATCTGCGCGGAGAACAAGGTGAAGGAGCCCCACATCTACAGCGAGTTCGGCAGCTTCACCGTCAGCGACAGCGGCGCCACCTTCTTCAGCATCGTGCACCAGAAGAAGCAGAACGAGAAGGAGCGCTGGAACATGATCGACGGCAGCTTCATGACCACCCTGCCCGACACCTGGGCCATCAGCAAGCGCTTCATCATGCTGCCGGTGAACAACTGGGCCGACGAGTATGAGCGCGTGTTCCTGGGCGGCATGACCTGCGACAGCGACGACTACTACAACAGCGAGCAACACATCAACGCCATCTACCTGCCGCGCTTCCGCGAGGACCGCCGCCAGTACATTGGCTTCTTCAACACCGGCGCCTACCAGGACACGCTGGGCGGCTTCGGCGGCATCCAGCACTGCCTGATCCCCAAACCCAAGCACGTGCTGCTGGACCGCGCGCCCGACGGTTCGCTCACCGACCGCCTCTTCGCCCCCGAGCAGAGCGCCGAACGCATGCTGCAGTTGCTGGGCTATCTGCCCGTCGAGGAGCCGGTCCGCAAGTAG
- a CDS encoding MBOAT family protein, which yields MVFSSPVFLFLFLPLTLLAVWLFGRRGQNTVLLLASLLFYAWGEGAYVLLMLATVLVNHLCGLAIQRGVRPRLWVGVAVALNLATLVAFKYANFLVDSLNAVTATFGLAPVELAPVHLPIGISFFIFQGMSYAIDVYRGTAEVQQRPGPLALYISLFPQLIAGPIVRYQDVARQIVDRTTTLPGFASGVRRFIVGLAKKVLIADHCARIADGVFAVPADELPMASAWLGTVAYAVQIYFDFSGYSDMAIGLGRMLGFEFLENFDRPYIARSVREFWRRWHISLSTWFRDYLYIPLGGSRLGTGRTYLNLFIVFLLTGLWHGASWNFVVWGLVHGLFLVIERAGLGRVLERAPRLVGHIYTLAVVLMAWVFFRITDLTEAWHTILAMVGAIPGDAELNPPALFINHTTLTALAIGVLGALNAHALVGRLTGLRRTEPHLPGGLRGAVEAIGLLLLFVGVAMAVASTTFSPFIYFRF from the coding sequence ATGGTCTTCAGTTCGCCGGTCTTCCTCTTCCTCTTCCTTCCGCTGACGTTGCTGGCGGTATGGCTTTTCGGCCGCCGGGGGCAGAACACGGTGCTGCTGCTGGCCAGCCTGCTGTTCTACGCCTGGGGGGAAGGGGCCTACGTGCTGCTGATGCTGGCCACCGTGCTGGTGAACCATCTGTGCGGCCTGGCGATCCAGCGCGGTGTGCGCCCCCGCCTGTGGGTGGGCGTGGCCGTCGCCCTCAACCTGGCCACGCTCGTCGCCTTCAAGTACGCCAACTTCCTGGTGGACAGCCTCAACGCGGTGACGGCCACCTTCGGCCTGGCCCCGGTGGAACTGGCCCCGGTGCACCTGCCCATCGGCATCTCGTTCTTCATCTTCCAAGGGATGAGCTACGCCATCGACGTGTACCGCGGCACGGCCGAGGTGCAGCAGCGCCCAGGCCCCCTCGCGCTCTACATCAGCCTCTTCCCCCAGCTCATCGCCGGCCCCATCGTGCGCTACCAGGACGTGGCCCGGCAGATCGTCGACCGCACCACCACCCTGCCCGGCTTCGCCAGCGGGGTGCGCCGCTTCATCGTGGGGCTGGCCAAGAAGGTCCTCATCGCCGACCACTGCGCCCGCATCGCCGACGGGGTCTTCGCCGTGCCGGCGGATGAACTGCCGATGGCGAGCGCCTGGCTCGGCACCGTGGCCTACGCCGTGCAGATCTACTTCGACTTCAGCGGCTACAGCGACATGGCCATCGGCCTGGGCCGCATGCTGGGCTTCGAGTTCCTGGAGAACTTCGACCGCCCGTACATCGCCCGCTCGGTGCGCGAGTTCTGGCGGCGCTGGCACATCAGCCTCAGCACCTGGTTCCGCGACTACCTCTACATCCCGCTGGGCGGCAGCCGCCTGGGTACGGGGCGTACCTACCTCAACCTCTTCATCGTCTTCCTGCTCACCGGCCTGTGGCACGGCGCCAGCTGGAACTTCGTGGTGTGGGGCCTGGTGCACGGCCTCTTCCTGGTGATCGAACGCGCCGGCCTGGGGCGGGTGCTCGAACGTGCGCCCCGCCTCGTGGGCCACATCTACACCCTGGCGGTGGTGCTGATGGCCTGGGTCTTCTTCCGCATCACCGACCTCACCGAGGCCTGGCACACCATCCTGGCCATGGTGGGCGCCATCCCCGGCGATGCTGAGCTGAACCCGCCCGCGCTCTTCATCAACCACACCACGCTCACGGCCCTGGCCATCGGCGTGCTCGGCGCCCTCAACGCCCACGCGCTCGTGGGCCGCTTGACGGGCCTGCGCCGCACCGAGCCCCACCTGCCCGGCGGTCTGCGCGGTGCCGTGGAGGCCATCGGCCTGTTGCTGCTTTTCGTGGGCGTGGCCATGGCCGTGGCCAGCACCACCTTCAGCCCGTTCATCTACTTCCGCTTCTGA
- the corA gene encoding magnesium/cobalt transporter CorA codes for MKRVHSRAGKVGLPPGSLVQVSGDDAERGTLRAFVYDADSYTETMAPDLMALQLPPPPGMVCWVDVDSLHDGQMVNAVGERFGLHPLLLEDVLNTDQRPKLEEYQDDLFVVVKMLAMDEDTGSIDVEQVSLVLGRGHVISFQERPGDVLDPIRERIRHKLGRVRKSGADYLLYALLDVIVDNYFLVVEELGRRIERLERKVTVRPGNEDLLSLQELRGLLITVNRYVTPTRELAGRLNTLQSPLIDKNTRRYINDLQDHTVYIAETIATFRDMLASLEATYHAGVNLRMGQVIKLLTIISTIFIPLTFIVGIYGMNFDHMPELRWRYGYFGVMGVMAVIALLMLAWFRRKRWL; via the coding sequence ATGAAGCGGGTGCATAGCCGCGCCGGCAAGGTGGGCCTGCCGCCGGGATCGCTGGTGCAGGTGTCCGGCGACGATGCCGAACGCGGTACGCTCCGCGCCTTCGTCTACGACGCCGACAGCTATACCGAGACCATGGCGCCCGACCTGATGGCGCTGCAACTGCCGCCGCCGCCGGGGATGGTGTGCTGGGTGGATGTGGACAGCCTGCACGACGGCCAGATGGTGAACGCGGTGGGCGAACGCTTCGGCCTGCACCCCCTGCTGCTGGAGGACGTGCTCAACACGGACCAACGACCCAAGCTCGAGGAATACCAGGACGACCTGTTCGTGGTGGTGAAGATGCTGGCCATGGACGAGGACACCGGGTCCATTGACGTGGAGCAGGTGAGCCTGGTGCTGGGCCGCGGCCATGTGATCAGCTTCCAGGAGCGGCCCGGCGACGTGCTCGACCCCATCCGTGAGCGCATCCGCCACAAGCTCGGCCGCGTGCGCAAGAGCGGCGCCGACTACCTGCTGTACGCCCTGCTGGACGTGATCGTCGACAACTACTTCCTGGTGGTGGAGGAGCTCGGCCGCCGCATCGAGCGCCTGGAGCGCAAGGTGACCGTGCGCCCCGGCAACGAGGACCTGCTGAGCCTGCAGGAACTGCGCGGACTGCTCATCACCGTGAACCGGTACGTGACCCCCACGCGCGAACTGGCCGGGCGCCTCAACACCCTGCAGAGCCCGTTGATCGACAAGAACACGCGCCGGTACATCAACGACCTGCAGGACCACACGGTGTACATCGCCGAGACCATCGCCACCTTCCGCGACATGCTCGCCAGCCTGGAGGCCACCTACCACGCCGGGGTGAACCTGCGCATGGGCCAGGTGATCAAGCTGCTCACCATCATCAGCACCATCTTCATCCCCCTCACCTTCATCGTGGGCATCTACGGCATGAACTTCGACCACATGCCCGAGCTGCGCTGGCGCTATGGCTACTTCGGCGTGATGGGCGTGATGGCGGTGATCGCGCTGCTGATGCTGGCGTGGTTCCGGAGGAAGCGGTGGTTGTGA
- a CDS encoding deoxyhypusine synthase family protein: MSARPISAFLEKHFLHFNAAALVDAAKGYKAHKAAGRKMLVSLAGAMSTGELGKILAEMIRQGQVDIISCTGANLEEDVMNLVAHDHYERIPHYRDLTPQQERDLLDRGMNRVTDTCIPEHEAFRRLEKHVLDLWTADDKSGNRRFPHEYFYAMINSGVLKQYYQIDPKDSWMVAAAERNLPIICPGWEDSTLGNIFAGHCITGDCKPSMMKSGIEYMIWLADWYTREAGREGIGFFQIGGGIAGDFPICVVPMLHQDLQREEVPFWSYFCQISDSTTSYGSYSGAVPNEKITWGKLDIDTPKYIIESDATIVAPLIFAYILDM; the protein is encoded by the coding sequence ATGAGCGCACGCCCCATCTCCGCCTTCCTGGAGAAGCACTTCCTGCACTTCAACGCCGCCGCCCTCGTGGATGCCGCCAAGGGCTACAAGGCCCACAAGGCCGCCGGCCGCAAGATGCTCGTGTCCCTTGCCGGCGCCATGAGCACCGGTGAGCTCGGCAAGATCCTGGCCGAGATGATCCGCCAGGGACAGGTCGACATCATCAGCTGCACCGGCGCCAATCTGGAGGAGGACGTGATGAACCTGGTGGCCCACGACCACTACGAGCGCATCCCCCACTACCGCGACCTCACCCCCCAGCAGGAGCGCGACCTGCTGGACCGCGGCATGAACCGCGTCACCGACACCTGCATCCCCGAGCACGAAGCCTTCCGACGCCTCGAGAAGCATGTGCTGGACCTGTGGACCGCCGACGACAAGAGCGGCAACCGCCGGTTCCCGCATGAGTACTTCTACGCCATGATCAATTCCGGCGTGCTGAAACAGTACTACCAGATCGACCCGAAGGACAGCTGGATGGTGGCCGCCGCCGAGCGCAACCTGCCCATCATCTGCCCGGGCTGGGAGGACAGCACCCTGGGCAACATCTTCGCCGGGCACTGCATCACCGGGGACTGCAAGCCCTCGATGATGAAGAGCGGCATCGAGTACATGATCTGGCTGGCCGACTGGTACACCCGCGAGGCCGGCCGCGAGGGCATCGGCTTCTTCCAGATCGGCGGCGGCATCGCCGGCGACTTCCCCATCTGCGTGGTGCCCATGCTGCACCAGGACCTTCAGCGCGAGGAGGTGCCCTTCTGGAGCTACTTCTGCCAGATCAGCGACAGCACCACCAGCTACGGCAGCTACAGCGGTGCCGTGCCCAACGAGAAGATCACCTGGGGCAAACTGGACATCGACACCCCGAAGTACATCATCGAAAGCGATGCTACTATTGTGGCCCCGCTGATCTTCGCCTACATCCTGGACATGTGA
- a CDS encoding glycosyltransferase family 39 protein: MKKEFNIAHVWVFLLFIFRLHGITNPPLETSHHWRQATVAMVARNLVTDNYDVLHPRMDTAGELSGITGMEFPLLNLLIAFMITIAGPAHWYGRLIVLFFSTFGLISYHSLIERRMNKTTAYYSTILLSVSLWFMYSRKIMPDVFSISLVIIGLERIDFYIDRPRQYRQLIVGCLFIALGLLSKITSGCLLAVLPIFLHRTIKNVKFIFFLLVLVLISCTPALWWYFEWVPRLVKDYGYWHFFMGKPLRVGLGELMGNLNRTFDNFYFDAMRYSGFIVFLFGFYHMISRKLTGLIGTFCLISCAFSYVMLRSGNTFWMHAYYVLPFIPAMTLVAGAGMAALKRKYLAPFLLAIVIIEGIMNQYHDFRISPSNAYMLSLEQDVKTIIPANSLVIINSGNIPTPMYFSARRGWTISNVALNSASTIDSLRALGAEYCILVDRASEKSAPWSTVLSRDEYTIQRDISIP; the protein is encoded by the coding sequence ATGAAGAAAGAATTCAATATCGCCCATGTTTGGGTGTTCCTTCTCTTCATTTTCAGGCTCCACGGCATCACTAACCCACCGCTTGAAACATCGCACCACTGGCGACAGGCCACAGTAGCCATGGTGGCGAGAAATCTTGTTACGGACAACTATGATGTGTTGCATCCACGCATGGACACCGCAGGTGAACTCAGCGGTATCACAGGAATGGAGTTCCCACTCCTTAACCTCCTGATAGCGTTCATGATTACTATTGCAGGTCCAGCGCATTGGTATGGTCGATTGATAGTTCTATTCTTCTCAACATTTGGTTTAATATCGTATCACTCGCTCATTGAGAGACGTATGAACAAGACCACTGCATACTATTCGACTATTTTATTGTCCGTTTCTCTGTGGTTCATGTATAGCAGAAAAATTATGCCGGATGTGTTTTCCATATCTCTTGTTATCATCGGCCTTGAACGAATTGACTTCTATATCGATAGACCACGGCAGTACCGTCAACTTATCGTCGGCTGTCTTTTCATTGCACTGGGTCTTCTCAGCAAAATAACATCAGGTTGCCTGCTTGCAGTCCTTCCCATTTTCCTCCATCGAACTATTAAGAATGTAAAATTCATTTTCTTCTTACTTGTTCTAGTCTTGATTTCCTGCACCCCGGCCCTCTGGTGGTACTTTGAATGGGTTCCCCGACTAGTAAAAGATTACGGGTATTGGCATTTCTTTATGGGTAAACCCCTGCGTGTAGGACTAGGTGAGCTAATGGGCAATCTAAATCGCACATTCGACAACTTCTATTTCGACGCCATGCGCTATAGTGGCTTCATTGTGTTTTTGTTCGGATTCTATCACATGATTAGTAGAAAGTTAACCGGACTAATAGGCACTTTCTGTCTTATATCATGCGCTTTTTCGTACGTGATGCTCCGCTCGGGGAACACGTTCTGGATGCACGCCTACTATGTACTCCCATTCATCCCAGCAATGACTCTTGTGGCCGGGGCTGGAATGGCAGCACTGAAACGCAAATACCTCGCACCGTTTCTATTGGCAATCGTCATTATTGAGGGCATCATGAACCAGTATCACGACTTCCGAATCTCTCCTTCAAATGCATACATGCTATCTCTCGAGCAAGATGTCAAAACAATAATTCCAGCAAATTCATTGGTAATAATAAATAGTGGTAACATACCAACACCAATGTATTTCTCGGCACGCCGTGGTTGGACAATTAGTAATGTCGCTTTAAATTCCGCGAGCACAATCGACTCACTCCGAGCCCTTGGTGCCGAATACTGCATATTGGTCGACAGGGCAAGCGAAAAATCCGCTCCTTGGTCTACGGTTCTTTCCCGTGACGAATACACAATACAACGTGATATTTCAATACCCTAG
- a CDS encoding family 16 glycosylhydrolase, which yields MYSQLPDCSVPYMQVFSDEFDGLELDYSKWNVRTGRIRNHDVEIQCYQEDQVVVNNGSLHIIHQYEPNSCYDSEDNANVQLEFTSGEIDSHFRYSYGYYDAKVWLPTLYDGVWPGWWIYGQEPWVPNVHVTEVDIFEFNVPVNDFGGTQGCSAWSMTTHVGDRGCGCLSDEWACGYSAALPSSCADGWLTFGLLWDRFNITWYLNGSPYRVTPRILQLNSQLVDCESLTLNAAYLRTVDHRYPLHPGEIIFNIALGRLQNGSFPWGPNEMKVDYIRYFRPVSCKGNSIINDHGDLELTSEYNVQHGTSFETVGNITLGYGEQIELVAEDRITLNAGFEADAYSWCLLRIGETSCGGAGMVVESPTDDGESATMKLVQDDLVRTMPVSYVIEPNPATTSFYIDMINYKPVESAIEGELVYIVSDNYGREVQAGTWPGNGISIDISALSSGVYQVQLITRDSKIPAASLRLVVTNLGY from the coding sequence ATGTATAGTCAACTTCCTGATTGTAGCGTGCCTTATATGCAAGTGTTCAGTGACGAATTTGATGGTCTGGAACTTGACTATTCTAAATGGAATGTCAGAACTGGACGCATTAGAAACCACGATGTAGAGATTCAGTGTTATCAAGAAGATCAGGTTGTCGTGAACAACGGGTCTCTTCATATAATACATCAATACGAGCCTAATTCGTGTTACGATAGCGAGGATAACGCGAATGTTCAGTTGGAATTTACTTCTGGTGAGATAGATTCACATTTCAGATACAGCTATGGATACTACGATGCGAAGGTATGGCTACCGACTTTGTATGATGGGGTTTGGCCCGGGTGGTGGATATATGGGCAGGAACCGTGGGTGCCGAATGTACATGTAACTGAAGTGGATATTTTCGAATTTAACGTACCTGTTAATGATTTTGGTGGTACGCAAGGATGCAGCGCATGGTCCATGACAACCCATGTTGGAGATAGAGGGTGTGGATGCCTTAGCGATGAATGGGCTTGCGGCTATAGTGCTGCACTGCCGTCAAGCTGCGCCGATGGATGGTTGACATTCGGATTATTGTGGGATCGGTTCAATATAACTTGGTATTTAAACGGCAGTCCTTATCGGGTAACACCTAGAATTCTCCAATTAAATTCCCAACTCGTTGATTGCGAATCACTTACTCTGAATGCGGCGTACCTCAGAACGGTTGATCATAGATATCCCCTCCATCCAGGCGAAATTATTTTCAATATTGCACTAGGGCGTCTGCAGAATGGAAGCTTCCCATGGGGTCCGAATGAGATGAAAGTCGACTACATTCGTTATTTTAGACCTGTGTCATGCAAGGGGAATAGCATCATTAATGATCACGGTGATTTAGAGTTAACATCCGAGTACAACGTACAACACGGTACATCGTTCGAAACAGTTGGCAATATTACACTTGGCTATGGAGAGCAAATTGAGCTAGTGGCTGAGGATAGGATAACTTTGAATGCCGGTTTCGAAGCCGATGCCTATTCCTGGTGTTTGCTCCGGATTGGCGAAACTTCATGCGGGGGGGCAGGCATGGTTGTGGAATCGCCCACCGACGACGGCGAAAGTGCAACGATGAAGTTAGTACAGGATGACCTAGTGCGAACAATGCCAGTATCCTATGTGATTGAACCAAATCCAGCTACAACGAGCTTCTACATCGACATGATCAATTATAAACCCGTTGAGAGCGCGATTGAAGGGGAACTTGTGTACATAGTATCAGATAATTACGGACGTGAAGTGCAAGCTGGAACCTGGCCTGGGAATGGAATATCTATTGACATTTCCGCCCTGTCGAGTGGTGTCTATCAGGTTCAGTTGATTACACGTGATTCAAAAATTCCGGCAGCCAGTTTGCGGTTAGTTGTTACAAACTTAGGGTACTGA